The following are from one region of the Microcebus murinus isolate Inina unplaced genomic scaffold, M.murinus_Inina_mat1.0 scaf005_hap2_Mmur4.0, whole genome shotgun sequence genome:
- the F8A1 gene encoding 40-kDa huntingtin-associated protein codes for MAAAAAGLGGGAGPSPEAGDFLARYRLVSNKLKKRFLRKPNVAEAGEQFGQLGRELRAQECLPYAAWCQLAVARCQQALFHGPGEALALTEAARLFLRQERDARQRLVCPAAYGEPLQAAASALGAAVRLHLELGQPAAAAALCLELAAALRDLGQPAAAGGHFQRAAQLQLPQLPLAALQALGESASCLLLARDYNGALAVFTRMQRLAREHGGHPVQLPPPPPGPPPGPGATPALPAALLPPNAGSTAPSPATLGAFSDVLVRCEVSRVLLLLLLQPPPAKLLPEHAQTLEKYSWEAFDSHGQESSGQLPEELFLLLQSLVMATHEKDTEAIKSLQVDLWPLLTAEQNHLLHLVLQEAISPSGQGI; via the coding sequence ATGGCGGCGGCCGCGGCTGGTCTGGGAGGCGGTGCGGGGCCCAGTCCCGAGGCCGGGGACTTCCTGGCCCGGTACCGGTTGGTGTCGAACAAGCTGAAGAAGCGGTTCCTGCGGAAGCCGAACGTGGCGGAGGCCGGCGAGCAGTTCGGGCAGCTTGGCCGCGAGCTGCGCGCCCAGGAGTGCCTGCCATACGCGGCCTGGTGCCAGCTCGCGGTGGCGCGCTGCCAGCAGGCGCTTTTCCACGGGCCCGGGGAGGCGCTGGCCCTCACCGAGGCCGCGCGCCTCTTCCTGCGGCAGGAGCGCGACGCGCGCCAGCGCCTGGTCTGCCCAGCCGCCTACGGGGAGCCGCTGCAGGCCGCCGCCAGCGCCCTGGGCGCCGCCGTGCGCTTGCACCTCGAGCTGGGCCAgccggccgccgccgctgccctctgcctggagctgGCCGCCGCTCTGCGCGACCTGGGTCAGCCGGCCGCCGCCGGCGGCCACTTCCAGCGCGCCGCCCAGCTCCAGCTGCCCCAGCTGCCGCTGGCCGCGCTGCAGGCGCTCGGCGAGTCCGCCTCCTGCCTGCTGCTGGCGCGCGACTACAACGGCGCCTTGGCGGTCTTCACGCGCATGCAGCGCCTGGCACGGGAGCACGGCGGCCATCCAGTGCAgctgccgccgccaccgccgggGCCCCCGCCAGGACCCGGCGCGACACCCGCCCTGCCGGCCGCGCTGCTCCCTCCGAACGCCGGCTCTACGGCTCCTTCTCCCGCAACCCTGGGCGCCTTCTCAGACGTGCTGGTCCGCTGCGAGGTGTCTCGCGTACTACTGCTGCTGCTCCTGCAACCACCGCCCGCCAAGCTGCTGCCGGAGCATGCCCAGACCCTGGAGAAGTACTCCTGGGAGGCTTTTGACAGCCACGGGCAGGAAAGCAGTGGCCAGCTTCCCGAGGAGCTCTTTCTGCTGCTCCAGTCCCTGGTCATGGCTACCCACGAAAAGGACACGGAAGCCATCAAGTCGCTACAGGTGGACCTGTGGCCACTGTTGACTGCTGAGCAGAACCACCTCCTTCACCTCGTTCTGCAAGAAGCCATCTCCCCCTCGGGACAGGGGATCTGA